The Pukyongia salina genome segment ATCTTCAAGAAACACCAGGGATTAACGCCTTCAGAATATAAAAAAACCAAGTTTGAACAAGGGTAATTAGTTCAGAATCTTCATACTGGACTAATTGATGTTATTTAAGTGATATAAAACCCCTTTATAGATATATATTTATATCATAATGAAGGGTTTAGGTGCGAGATTAATTAATTTGTCTATTCCCCTTTGTATTATTCCATTCGGGATTATCGGGATGACTTTCGATTAAAAATTTACTGAAAAAACCACTATATATGAAAACTACTCTGCGTATCGCATTGACGATTTTGATCTTTGGGTTTTACAGCTGTACTGATAAGGATACCGATGTACCCGAAGCGGTTAAACAGTCATTTATTTCAAAATTTCCGGATGCCGAGGAAATAGAATGGGAGAAAGAAGAGGACAATGAGTGGGAAGCCGAGTTTGAGTTAGGCGATATCGAATATACTGCCTCCTTCGATAATAAAGGCTCCTGGCTGGAAACAGAGCGATATGTAAAAGAGGTAGACCTGCCCCATATTGTCTTAGAAAAACTGAAAGCTAATTATCCAGATCATAAGATCGAGGAAATAGCCTTAGTTGAGAACGAAACCAATAGTTATTACGAGATCGACCTTACATACGGAGATGAATCTTTGGAGGTGGCCATTAGTGAAGATGGAAATACGCTTAGCATGAACGAAACAGAGGATGATGATAATGAGGACGATGATTAATAGTATTCGGTAGAATTTTAAACTCCTAAAACATATGCCCTTAAGGGAAGAATTTAAGAAGCAGGGGGATTTCCTTTTCAGGAATCGCAGTTATCTGCCACTTTTGTTTTTGGCGGTAGGTCTTATGGTATTTATTACCACCAAGGATTTTTCGAAGGAAATTTTAAAAGCTTGCGTATTCGAGCCCTATAAGTTTGCATGCCTGGGTGTGTGTTTGATCGGACTTGCAATTAGAGTGACCACTGTAGGGCATACGCCTGGTTTAACGTCGGGCCGGAATACCACAGAAGGTCAAATAGCCGATGAATTAAATACCACCGGAATTTATTCTCTGGTGCGACACCCGCTTTACCTGGGTAACTTCTTTATGTGGCTGGGCGTGGCCATGCTAACCGAAAACTTTTGGTTTATAATCGCCTTTATTTTCTTTTACTATGTGTATTATGAACGCATTATGTTTGCTGAAGAGAATTTTCTTCGGAATGAGTTTGGGGAACGCTATCTGCAGTGGGCCAGTAAGGTGCCGGCATTTATACCAAGGTTCAGAAAATATACAAAAGCGAAGTATGGGTTTTGCTTAAAAAAGGTGCTGAAGCAGGAGAAGAACGGCCTGGCGGCTGTCTTTCTGCTATTCTGGCTATTCAGTGTGATTAGTGACATCAAGGTTAGCAAACACTTTATAATCACCTACGACTTCTGGTTTTATGCTGCAATTATCAGTTCTATGTTCTATCTGGTGCTGAAGATTCTGAAAAAAAAGAGGTTATTGGAGCAGAAAGGTAGGTGAAGAAAATTATTGGTGCTTTTTATATAAACCCAACAGGTAGTTCGCCGCCTCGAAAGGGGTTGTTTTATTATCCCCAAGGGCTTCTAGTTGCTTCTTTAACTCAGCTTTAATCCTGGGATCTTCATAGAACTCGTTCTTCAGGGCATTTTCTATGGTTTGTAAAAGCCAAAACTCATTTTGTTCGTTTCTTCGCCTTTGGAAAAATCCGTTTGCCTTGGTTTTTTCTACATAGCGCTCAATAAGCTCCCCAATCTCATGTATACCCTCATTCTGCAGAGCGGAACATGTGAGTGTCTTTGGCGACCAGCCGCTTTCTTTTTCAGGAAACAGATGTAGAGCACGGTTAAACTCGGTTTTAGCAAGTTTGGCGGCTTTAACGTTCTCACCATCTGCCTTATTGATCACAATGGCATCGGCCATTTCCATAATGCCGCGTTTTATCCCTTGCAGTTCATCACCGGCACCGGCAAGTTTCAACAATAAGAAGAAGTCTGTCATTGAATGTACCACCGTCTCGCTTTGACCAACACCTACTGTTTCAATAATGATAATGTTATAGCCCGCAGCTTCGCACAGGATAATAGCTTCACGCGTTTTTCGCGCAACTCCGCCCAGGGAGGTCCCACTGGCTGACGGCCGGATAAATGCGTTTTTATCCTTCACAAGTTCTTCCATTCGCGTTTTATCGCCCAGGATACTACCCCTGCTTAGCCGGCTGCTGGGGTCTACAGCGAGTACAGCAACATTGTGTCCCTGCCCGGTGTATAGCTTCCCGAAACTTTCTATGAAGGTGCTTTTACCTACACCCGGTACACCCGTAATCCCAATCCGTAAGGAATTGTTGGCGTGTGGAAGGCAGGATTCCAGCAATTGAGCCGCCTGTTTTCGATGAGTGGTTTTGGTGCTTTCTACCAGGGTAATGGCCCGGCTAAGTGCACTTTTATCACCAGATAGGAGGCCTTTGAGAAGTTCTTCGTTAGAAAGTGTTTTTTTTCGGCGTTCCTTTACCTTATTCGCTACCTTATCGCTAAGCGAAGAAGGAGGTGTGATCCCCTCCATTTCATGCAATGCACCTGTATTTTTACCAGACTTGCTCACGAAGTGAAGTTATAACATTTTTATAAATTTAAGATTCCTTGCAACACAGATACTATTGTGTCGTCTTTTAACCGAACAGCAACCAAAAAACCATCATTCGTGGCAGACTCGTTCCTTATAGAGAAATGCAAACAAAACGATCGGAAAGCTCAATTAGAGTTGTATCGAAAGTATTGCGATGGCATGTTCATCGTCGCGAGCAGATATTTAAAGGACGGAGCTGCTGCCGAAGACGCATTGCAGGAAGCGTTTATTAAAGCGTTTCAAAAACTCGATCAGTTCAAAGGGGACGTCACCTTTGGAGCCTGGTTGAAAAGGATCGTCATCAATAAATGCCTGGATATTATCAAGGCGAGAAAGATGGAGGTTCAATCCCTGGACGACGGGGTATTACATATTGCAGAAGGAGAAGGCGATTGGGATATAGGTGAACAGGTCACAATGGACGAAGTTTATCATGCCATCGACTCGCTACCTGAGAATTACCGGGTAGTGGTAAAACTCTTTCTTATGGAAGGCTACGATCATCAGGAGATCTCGGAGATCCTGGGAATTACAGAGAGTGCCTCCCGAACAAACCTGCATCGCGGCAAATTAAAATTGAAACAAACACTTAAACACTTGGAATATGGGACAGGATATTAGAAAGATGATGCGGGATTACAAACCCGGGACGCCAAAGTTATCGGAAGGGCATGAAAAGCGTTTTGAAGCCCGATTAGACGCTCAGTTGTCTAAGCCGGAACGACCTATGATCTATTGGTTGAAAATAGCAGCCGTGATAGTGGCCTTTCTCGCCGTTGGTTCATTTGCCTATTTCTCCATCAATGACAAAGGTGCGGAGGATGGTCTCACCACTGTAGAAAACACAAATACGGAAACTATTCCGGAATCTGTGATCACTTTAGGAGACCTATCGCCGGATTTGAAAAAGGTGGAATCTTATTACACAACCGGGATAAATGTGCAATTGGCTTCGTTGAAGGTAAATGACGATAATAAGGAACTGGTGGACAGTTATATGAAACGGTTAAACGAACTCCACACCGAATATAAAGTACTGAATAAAGAATTAAACGAAGTAGGGCCCAATGAGGCAACCATCACTGCTTTGGTTGATAATTTGCAATTGCGTTTGGAACTGCTGTTCAAACTAAAAAACAAATTGGAAGAACTTAAAAAACAAAACAATGAGAACTATACAATATAAAGTTTTAATCGCAGTCGCTCTGTTATTAGGCAGTACAACTCTTGTAGCACAAGTGAAAGAGACAGAGCGTTTTAACGTGAATGAAGACGTGGTGGTATCTGTAAATACGTCTTACACAAATGTTATATTCGAAACATGGAATAAAAACGAGGTGGAAGTAACAGCCTCGGTGGACGGAGACGATCTTACCCAGAAGGAAAAACAAGAGATCCTGGATAATTGGGATTATGAAGTGTTGGGAAGTAGTAAACAAGTGAGGATCACCTCTAATACCGGCGGCGGTTGGATGGGAATGGATCATCTTAGTGGTTTTAAAGGACTACACGGCCTGGAGGCTCTTAAAGCGTTGGAGAATATGGATATGCTAAAGGATATGCCAAAGTTTGTCATGCCCGATTTTGATTTCAATTTCAACGATAATTTCAATTTCGATGTAGAAACACCCGAGTTGGATGAATTCCCAAAATGGCCTTTTAGTGGGGAGCGCCCTAATTTCAAAGACGGAAGCGAATATAATCACTACAACGTGCAACATGGTAAAGGCACTACGTTCGACAGAGGCGAATACAAGAAGAACAAGCAGGCCTATGTAGATAAATTGAACAAGAAACACAATTCAAAAGTCACCGTTCGACAGGTAGACGATTGGTTGGTGGAAGTGGACGATTGGTCTGCCAATGTAGAGAAGGTGATGGAAGAGTGGGGAGAGAATTTCGGTAAACAATTTGGAGAGAAGTTTGGGGCCGATTTCGAAGAGAAGATGGAGAAATGGGGCGAGGAATTCGGTGAAAAATTTGGTAAAGACATGGAGAAATGGGGTGAGGAGTTTGGTGAAAAGTTTGGTAAGGACATGGAGAAATGGGGAGAAGACTTCGGTAAAGAAATGGAAGAATGGGCCAAACATTTTGAAGAGCAGGGTGGAAATTATAGTCAACAGATCATGACCGATCCCTATGGAAATAAGACCATAATTATCCAGGGTGATAAGAAGGGAGAATATAAAAAGGTGAAAGCGATCAAGACTATCCGAATTAAAATGCCAAAAGGATCGAAAACCGAGATAAATGTAAGACACGGTGAAATAAAAATGGCCGATGCCTACAATGTAAGAGCGACATTGAACTATTCGCCATTTACAGCTAACAGTATTGATGGGGGGAACACCCTCATCAATGCTGCTTATGCACCTGTAACAGTTAACTTATGGAACAACGGAAATCTGCTTGTAAAATATATAGACGAATGCCGGATCAATAAGGTAAAGCGTATCGACCTGGAATCTAATTCGAGTAATGTGGATATTAATTATGTTTCGGATGTGGCCATTTTAAGCGGGTCTTTTGGCGATATCAGAATAAATGCAGTTGACGATGGATTTAATACAATACGCCTCGACCTTGATAATACAGATGCCTTTATATCCATTCCTAATACATCATTTACGTTCGATTTCAATGGAAAACGATCCACCTTGCTGTATCCAAAATCCATGGCGCTGGATAGCAGGAAGCAAAATGGGCTCGTGCTCATAAGCGGTTACAACCAGAACTCGAGGTCGAATAAATCCTTTACAATAAATGCGGCCTACAGCAATATAAAATTGCAATAAAAAACCGTTCCATAACATTTGCTATAGAACGGTTTGGCTAACTAATAACCAACTTTAGTTAAGCGTCTTTGTTTAGTTTTTTAGTGACATAATATCCGGTGAATAAACCAAGACCAGCCATAAAGAAGATAACTCCCGGAAAGGCAACTTCCTCGTCCATTCCAAATCCCTGCACGAATCCTTCGGCAATCAAGGTCCCCAGACCAATACCCATAAGCAGAAAAGCCAGATTGATAATAATTACTTTCCACATAGGCGTCGCTCTGCGAGTACTACTATAAAAAATAGACGCATCCGCACCTTTTTCGATGAGTGCCAGGCGTTCCTTATTTCTAGCGGAAATGTATAAATAGAAGATTCCGAAGAGAACTCCGAACATGATTGGCACTAAAATTACTTCTGATCCCATAATATTGAGTGTTTAAGATTTTAAAATTGTTCGTTTCCATCTAAGACGGCGATGTTGACAAGCCGGTTACATTTATTTTGTAAATTATTATTCTGAATTCGATGTAACCTAACTAAGGTTCCCTTCGTCTTACACCTAATGATGCAACGCGCTGACCACTATTACATTCGAAGGACGCTAAAGGGTGACACCAACGCTTTTTCCGAATTGATCACCAGATACAGAGACCTGGTGTTTACTGTGATCTTCCGTGTGGTGAAGAGCAGGGAGGAAGCAGAAGAAGTCGCCCAGGATACATTCCTTAAGGCTTTCGAATCCCTGAGTAGTTTTAGAGGCGAGGCGAAA includes the following:
- a CDS encoding PepSY-like domain-containing protein, with translation MKTTLRIALTILIFGFYSCTDKDTDVPEAVKQSFISKFPDAEEIEWEKEEDNEWEAEFELGDIEYTASFDNKGSWLETERYVKEVDLPHIVLEKLKANYPDHKIEEIALVENETNSYYEIDLTYGDESLEVAISEDGNTLSMNETEDDDNEDDD
- a CDS encoding methyltransferase family protein — translated: MPLREEFKKQGDFLFRNRSYLPLLFLAVGLMVFITTKDFSKEILKACVFEPYKFACLGVCLIGLAIRVTTVGHTPGLTSGRNTTEGQIADELNTTGIYSLVRHPLYLGNFFMWLGVAMLTENFWFIIAFIFFYYVYYERIMFAEENFLRNEFGERYLQWASKVPAFIPRFRKYTKAKYGFCLKKVLKQEKNGLAAVFLLFWLFSVISDIKVSKHFIITYDFWFYAAIISSMFYLVLKILKKKRLLEQKGR
- the meaB gene encoding methylmalonyl Co-A mutase-associated GTPase MeaB produces the protein MSKSGKNTGALHEMEGITPPSSLSDKVANKVKERRKKTLSNEELLKGLLSGDKSALSRAITLVESTKTTHRKQAAQLLESCLPHANNSLRIGITGVPGVGKSTFIESFGKLYTGQGHNVAVLAVDPSSRLSRGSILGDKTRMEELVKDKNAFIRPSASGTSLGGVARKTREAIILCEAAGYNIIIIETVGVGQSETVVHSMTDFFLLLKLAGAGDELQGIKRGIMEMADAIVINKADGENVKAAKLAKTEFNRALHLFPEKESGWSPKTLTCSALQNEGIHEIGELIERYVEKTKANGFFQRRRNEQNEFWLLQTIENALKNEFYEDPRIKAELKKQLEALGDNKTTPFEAANYLLGLYKKHQ
- a CDS encoding RNA polymerase sigma factor; this encodes MADSFLIEKCKQNDRKAQLELYRKYCDGMFIVASRYLKDGAAAEDALQEAFIKAFQKLDQFKGDVTFGAWLKRIVINKCLDIIKARKMEVQSLDDGVLHIAEGEGDWDIGEQVTMDEVYHAIDSLPENYRVVVKLFLMEGYDHQEISEILGITESASRTNLHRGKLKLKQTLKHLEYGTGY
- a CDS encoding YggN family protein; translated protein: MRTIQYKVLIAVALLLGSTTLVAQVKETERFNVNEDVVVSVNTSYTNVIFETWNKNEVEVTASVDGDDLTQKEKQEILDNWDYEVLGSSKQVRITSNTGGGWMGMDHLSGFKGLHGLEALKALENMDMLKDMPKFVMPDFDFNFNDNFNFDVETPELDEFPKWPFSGERPNFKDGSEYNHYNVQHGKGTTFDRGEYKKNKQAYVDKLNKKHNSKVTVRQVDDWLVEVDDWSANVEKVMEEWGENFGKQFGEKFGADFEEKMEKWGEEFGEKFGKDMEKWGEEFGEKFGKDMEKWGEDFGKEMEEWAKHFEEQGGNYSQQIMTDPYGNKTIIIQGDKKGEYKKVKAIKTIRIKMPKGSKTEINVRHGEIKMADAYNVRATLNYSPFTANSIDGGNTLINAAYAPVTVNLWNNGNLLVKYIDECRINKVKRIDLESNSSNVDINYVSDVAILSGSFGDIRINAVDDGFNTIRLDLDNTDAFISIPNTSFTFDFNGKRSTLLYPKSMALDSRKQNGLVLISGYNQNSRSNKSFTINAAYSNIKLQ
- a CDS encoding DUF6249 domain-containing protein, which produces MGSEVILVPIMFGVLFGIFYLYISARNKERLALIEKGADASIFYSSTRRATPMWKVIIINLAFLLMGIGLGTLIAEGFVQGFGMDEEVAFPGVIFFMAGLGLFTGYYVTKKLNKDA